CGTACGGACTCTGGCCAGCAACTACATCTGTGGCGACGACGCTTACGCAGAAGCTCTCGTGGAGATGGCGGAGCCCTGCGTCGGCTGGTGGGAGCGGTACAGGGGCAGCTTGCCCCAAGGCATGCTCGACATCGCAGAGATGGACGCCCACGCGGTGCGGATGCGTGGCGTGAATACTGTGCACATCCCAGGACTTCTACAGACGTCCGAGCACGCCACGGCAGTGTTCCGTTTCGCTGTACCCAAACTCCCCGAGCACGAAGTCGCGCTCCGCCTCGCACACCGTTCCGAACGCCAGCAGGTGATCACCGGCGCCAAGGCCATCCCGTACGTCGCCCTCATCCACGAGGCCGCTCTCCGCATGCAGTTCGGTGGCCGTGACGTGGCGAAGGCACAGCTGGAATTTCTGCTGGAGACGTCCGAGCGGGACAACGTGAAGGTATTGGCGCTTCCCTTCGA
This is a stretch of genomic DNA from Streptomyces sp. NA04227. It encodes these proteins:
- a CDS encoding helix-turn-helix transcriptional regulator, producing the protein MSTRRTPTERQRRLGAELRKLRIAADTSTEFAAGLLGMDRTRIANMESGIRPISAERVRTLASNYICGDDAYAEALVEMAEPCVGWWERYRGSLPQGMLDIAEMDAHAVRMRGVNTVHIPGLLQTSEHATAVFRFAVPKLPEHEVALRLAHRSERQQVITGAKAIPYVALIHEAALRMQFGGRDVAKAQLEFLLETSERDNVKVLALPFEQGGFPGAGQNAVYAEGAVPQLDTVQVDSLHGPAFLHAESQLAKYRGQFDWLEELALSQEDSRSFIHGIARQL